In Caproicibacterium amylolyticum, a genomic segment contains:
- a CDS encoding ABC transporter permease, protein MTSAGESKSTALTAKKVTDSPDTRKPAAWIPAHRAAYDEETQKKKHKIQIILGRSIVGIVLFAGWELGVRAGLLDPYYWSCPSAILKTTWNQLTTGTLWNDILYTSASTILGFVLGTVCGALLGLSFWWSKSYAGISEPYLIILNALPKLALGPVLVILFGIGFSSKVILAFLMTVITTALYAYSGVKSVDPAMETLMYSLGAKRNQVFTKVVVPWSLPWIISSLRVNIALALAGAIVGEFIASEHGVGRMVIYAGTILDINLVWVGVFVLSILSMLMYCGIVLLEKWLSRHLANIHS, encoded by the coding sequence ATGACATCTGCAGGAGAAAGTAAAAGCACAGCCTTAACGGCCAAAAAAGTGACAGACAGCCCTGACACCCGCAAACCTGCCGCATGGATTCCTGCCCATCGCGCAGCCTATGACGAAGAAACACAAAAAAAGAAACACAAAATTCAAATTATCCTCGGACGTTCCATCGTTGGCATCGTGCTGTTTGCCGGGTGGGAACTCGGTGTGCGTGCCGGTCTGCTCGACCCATATTACTGGAGCTGCCCCAGTGCCATCTTGAAAACAACATGGAATCAGCTGACAACCGGCACCCTTTGGAATGACATTCTGTACACCTCTGCTTCCACGATTCTCGGCTTTGTACTGGGCACGGTCTGCGGCGCTCTATTGGGCCTTTCTTTCTGGTGGTCAAAGTCCTATGCAGGCATCAGCGAACCATATCTGATCATTTTAAATGCACTGCCTAAGCTGGCGCTGGGACCGGTGCTGGTCATTTTATTTGGTATTGGTTTTTCCTCAAAGGTCATTCTGGCGTTTCTCATGACGGTCATCACCACTGCGCTGTACGCTTACAGCGGCGTAAAAAGTGTGGACCCCGCCATGGAAACGCTGATGTATTCTCTGGGAGCAAAACGGAACCAGGTGTTCACAAAGGTAGTAGTGCCGTGGTCACTGCCGTGGATCATCAGCAGCCTGCGTGTGAACATTGCACTGGCACTGGCCGGAGCAATCGTCGGCGAATTCATTGCTTCGGAGCACGGGGTCGGGCGCATGGTAATTTATGCGGGAACCATTCTTGACATTAATCTGGTATGGGTCGGCGTTTTTGTGCTGTCCATACTTTCCATGCTGATGTACTGTGGAATCGTACTGCTGGAAAAATGGCTTTCGCGGCATCTGGCAAATATTCATTCGTAA
- a CDS encoding ABC transporter ATP-binding protein encodes MSLKGKVEVTDICKTFHKAGEDVVSLSHINLSVEEGRFASIIGPSGCGKSTLFNIIAGLLLPSSGEVTADGEPIAGRTGYVGYMLQKDMLLPWRTIADNIILGLEVRKIPKKEALARALPLIEKYGLKGFENHYPEELSGGMRQRAALLRTLLYDRDIILLDEPFGALDAQTRLSMQNWLLEIWRDFGKTVLFVTHDIDEAIYLSDDIYVFTPRPGKIRAKITVPIDRPRSPEDMTSPQFMELKHFLLNLLYTGDAVQKKVS; translated from the coding sequence ATGAGTCTGAAGGGCAAAGTGGAGGTCACGGACATCTGCAAGACATTTCATAAAGCAGGCGAAGATGTCGTGTCTCTCAGCCACATCAATCTCTCAGTGGAGGAGGGACGCTTTGCCAGTATTATCGGTCCCTCCGGCTGCGGCAAATCTACACTGTTCAACATCATCGCAGGGCTGCTGCTGCCCTCTTCCGGAGAGGTGACTGCAGACGGCGAGCCCATTGCCGGCAGAACCGGTTACGTCGGATATATGCTGCAAAAAGATATGCTGCTGCCGTGGCGCACCATCGCAGACAACATCATTTTAGGGCTGGAGGTACGCAAAATACCTAAAAAAGAAGCACTTGCACGAGCGCTGCCCCTGATAGAAAAGTACGGGCTGAAAGGGTTTGAAAATCACTACCCGGAGGAGCTTTCCGGTGGAATGCGCCAGCGGGCCGCGCTGCTGCGTACACTTCTGTATGACCGTGACATTATCCTGCTGGATGAACCGTTCGGCGCACTGGACGCACAAACACGGCTTTCTATGCAGAACTGGCTGCTGGAAATCTGGCGGGACTTTGGTAAAACGGTGCTGTTTGTTACGCATGACATAGATGAAGCGATTTATCTTTCCGATGATATTTATGTTTTTACACCGCGTCCCGGCAAAATACGCGCCAAAATCACGGTACCGATTGATCGTCCCCGCTCACCGGAAGATATGACTTCGCCGCAGTTCATGGAACTGAAGCATTTTTTGCTGAATTTATTGTATACCGGCGATGCCGTACAGAAAAAAGTTTCATAA
- a CDS encoding Na-translocating system protein MpsC family protein has protein sequence MSLAVGEFKQELLKTYNAVNKEIFHGGVRQQNVELEGNRIIILSRNGRAPVLKTLDSRVPDITGYLDYMLAQIFKERIKEELEKRFKLHITAIFKDYDAATETSGTVIYLEHDFQSCLNELSELS, from the coding sequence GTGTCGCTTGCTGTCGGTGAATTTAAACAGGAACTGCTAAAAACCTACAACGCCGTGAACAAAGAAATTTTTCACGGCGGAGTCCGGCAGCAAAATGTGGAACTGGAAGGAAACCGAATCATTATCCTTTCCCGCAATGGCAGAGCACCGGTGCTGAAAACGCTGGACTCCCGCGTACCGGACATTACCGGCTACTTGGATTATATGCTGGCACAGATTTTTAAGGAACGAATCAAAGAGGAACTTGAAAAACGATTCAAACTGCACATTACCGCGATTTTCAAGGATTATGACGCAGCGACCGAAACTTCCGGTACCGTCATATACCTGGAACACGATTTTCAAAGCTGCCTGAACGAGCTGTCGGAGCTTTCCTGA
- a CDS encoding FAD-dependent oxidoreductase: MGKRIIITGGGWAGCAAAAAATHLGAQTTLLERTDMLLGTGLVGGIMQNNGRFTAQEECTALGGGTLFQVIEKNLRHKAIHFPGHHHASLYDVSSTPSAVRRFLEENSVKIEYRARISSVEMRGNTIGSVSDDHGRTWEGDIFLDTTGTAGPMNNCTRYGTGCAMCVLRCPAFGGRVSLTALTGIKEIQGRRADGSIGAMSGSCKLSKESLAPQIIEQLDREGCVVIPLPPELMEDHLRIKACQQYALGAFRQNLVLLDTGKAKLMAPYFNLQKLHCLHGFENARYEDPYAGGKGNSIRFLAMAPRDNALQVQGIENLFCAGEKAGLLVGHTEAIVTGTLAGYNAVCRAEGHKLLVLPRSLAVGEAIAFVREQMRTPAGLAQKYTFSGSVLLEHLKQMNLYITDIPMIRRRVQSAGLSGIFSALPKKGTEK; this comes from the coding sequence ATGGGAAAAAGAATTATCATCACCGGTGGCGGTTGGGCAGGCTGCGCGGCCGCGGCCGCCGCGACCCATTTGGGAGCGCAGACCACTCTGTTGGAAAGAACCGATATGCTGCTGGGCACCGGCCTTGTCGGCGGCATCATGCAGAACAACGGCCGTTTTACTGCACAGGAGGAATGTACTGCACTGGGCGGCGGTACCCTGTTTCAAGTCATTGAAAAAAATCTGCGGCACAAAGCCATTCATTTTCCCGGGCATCATCACGCAAGCCTTTACGATGTCAGCAGCACTCCCAGTGCTGTCCGCCGCTTTTTAGAGGAAAACAGCGTAAAAATCGAGTATCGCGCGCGAATCAGCAGTGTAGAAATGCGCGGCAATACGATTGGCAGCGTCAGCGATGACCACGGACGCACCTGGGAAGGCGACATTTTTCTGGACACTACCGGAACCGCAGGGCCCATGAACAACTGCACCCGATACGGTACCGGATGTGCCATGTGCGTTCTGCGCTGCCCGGCATTCGGCGGGCGGGTCAGCCTGACCGCACTAACCGGCATCAAGGAAATACAAGGTCGCCGTGCGGACGGCAGTATCGGCGCTATGAGCGGCTCCTGTAAACTTAGCAAAGAATCTCTGGCACCACAGATAATAGAACAGCTTGACCGTGAGGGCTGTGTAGTCATACCGCTGCCGCCGGAACTGATGGAAGACCATCTGCGCATCAAGGCTTGTCAGCAGTATGCGCTCGGCGCTTTTCGGCAGAATCTGGTACTGCTGGACACCGGCAAGGCAAAGCTGATGGCCCCTTACTTCAATTTGCAAAAGCTGCACTGCCTGCATGGCTTTGAAAACGCCCGTTACGAAGACCCATACGCAGGCGGCAAGGGCAACTCCATTCGTTTTCTCGCAATGGCACCGCGCGACAACGCCCTGCAGGTACAGGGTATCGAAAATCTTTTCTGTGCAGGTGAAAAAGCCGGACTGCTGGTCGGACACACGGAAGCAATCGTCACCGGTACACTCGCAGGCTACAACGCAGTTTGCCGTGCTGAAGGACACAAGCTGCTGGTACTCCCCCGTTCCCTGGCAGTTGGAGAAGCCATTGCGTTTGTTCGGGAGCAAATGCGCACACCGGCCGGTCTTGCACAAAAATATACATTTTCAGGTTCCGTTTTGCTGGAACATCTGAAACAGATGAACCTGTACATCACAGACATCCCCATGATACGCCGCCGCGTGCAAAGCGCAGGGTTAAGTGGTATTTTTTCTGCACTGCCGAAAAAGGGAACAGAAAAATGA
- a CDS encoding DUF1611 domain-containing protein codes for MLNTPESRLSISKAALYPFNKITQGLIRFRDLLDFEIQNVIDFSISVGDDAGTIVTGKQSSIMISDSVKASLADVDTLILNDPGTVFAGNEATFEKFDLINKWRAMVLKANQMGVQVVSVHEIFDTDTLKWINESHAKIIIGKQMNENLLKALDVFDVPSRSYYDRVYEYINSFDTEKTLFTQTKIKKIAILSTRGCLGKYTTQMSLYRELTKRGKKVLPLITEPTAFLYKRDDADLPKFLAERSLQKYPYYINELVKKADKEQYEYVIFSGQGSIAPYKALWLDAMKLNLLQAFGADTTLLVAGYHDNDEIDASIQILRIYGGHQPSAILIPDKVETHYGSYEMKTAEQISKRKEELKQLFHIPNVELIHDITRITDIVL; via the coding sequence ATGCTTAACACACCAGAATCACGGCTTTCAATCTCAAAAGCAGCGCTCTATCCGTTCAACAAAATCACGCAGGGGCTTATCCGCTTTCGTGATCTGCTCGATTTTGAGATCCAGAATGTTATCGACTTTTCAATATCAGTAGGAGATGATGCTGGAACCATTGTTACCGGCAAACAAAGCAGCATCATGATTTCTGACTCGGTTAAAGCATCCCTTGCAGATGTCGACACACTGATTTTAAATGACCCCGGCACAGTTTTTGCCGGCAACGAAGCGACATTTGAAAAATTTGATTTAATTAACAAATGGAGGGCAATGGTTCTCAAAGCAAATCAAATGGGTGTTCAAGTTGTCAGTGTTCATGAAATCTTTGACACCGACACACTCAAATGGATAAACGAAAGCCATGCAAAAATCATTATTGGCAAGCAAATGAATGAAAATCTGCTGAAAGCGCTGGACGTTTTTGATGTTCCCAGCCGCAGTTACTATGATCGCGTATATGAATATATCAATTCATTTGATACAGAAAAAACATTATTTACACAAACCAAAATCAAGAAGATTGCGATTCTTTCCACACGCGGCTGCCTTGGCAAATATACAACACAAATGAGCCTTTACCGTGAACTGACGAAACGCGGCAAAAAAGTTTTGCCACTGATTACAGAGCCAACCGCTTTTCTTTATAAGCGTGACGATGCGGATCTGCCAAAATTCTTAGCAGAAAGATCTCTGCAGAAATATCCGTATTACATAAATGAACTTGTTAAAAAAGCCGACAAAGAACAATATGAATATGTCATTTTTTCCGGTCAGGGCAGTATTGCACCTTACAAAGCACTATGGCTTGATGCAATGAAGCTAAACTTACTGCAGGCTTTTGGTGCAGATACAACGCTTTTAGTTGCCGGTTATCATGATAATGATGAAATTGATGCATCTATACAAATCTTAAGAATCTACGGAGGGCATCAGCCATCAGCTATCCTAATTCCGGATAAGGTTGAAACACACTACGGAAGCTATGAAATGAAAACTGCGGAACAAATCAGCAAAAGGAAAGAAGAATTGAAACAGCTGTTCCATATTCCAAATGTTGAACTGATCCATGACATTACACGCATCACGGACATCGTTCTCTAA
- a CDS encoding Coenzyme F420 hydrogenase/dehydrogenase, beta subunit C-terminal domain, whose protein sequence is MSYYTLKKEILDNHLCAACGLCAAVCPEKALILTDSMEPHPVYLPTQVGKCIDCGFCEKVCPGYNTSTTESEQRIFGRARTSNECWTGIFTDCCQFTATEPSVLQHASSGAAGTVLAQTALKCGLADAMLVVGRCCSEPWKPEAHFVTNPEDLPQYAQTTYCITPNLQMLQNCSFQKVGIIGLPCQIQGIQKLLNQQDSPYLRQTASKVKLLIELACSSNTQQAGTEHIIKNELHISLSDIENVRYRDGQYPGEFAVYTKEHQKVTYPFHSMVTDFTAFKNNRCNVCPDWWSGLADISLCDGNPNVFALSRDGATAPRSTVVMTRTPLGKALVAEAIRRGLALTRPYHFINNLGLERKRQRYYSYVQKQNQKIPLAAHIDLTNSHILSDKEVLNSEVNA, encoded by the coding sequence ATGTCATATTACACATTGAAGAAAGAAATTTTGGACAACCACCTATGTGCCGCTTGTGGACTCTGTGCAGCCGTGTGTCCCGAAAAAGCACTTATTTTGACAGACAGTATGGAGCCTCATCCCGTCTATCTGCCAACACAGGTCGGGAAATGCATTGACTGCGGTTTTTGTGAGAAAGTGTGTCCGGGATACAACACTTCGACAACAGAATCGGAACAACGCATTTTCGGGAGAGCCAGAACTTCCAATGAATGTTGGACAGGCATTTTCACTGACTGCTGCCAATTCACAGCCACTGAGCCTTCTGTTTTGCAGCATGCCAGTTCCGGCGCAGCTGGAACCGTACTGGCACAGACCGCTTTAAAATGCGGCCTTGCTGATGCTATGTTGGTAGTAGGGCGGTGCTGCAGCGAGCCTTGGAAACCCGAAGCACATTTCGTAACCAATCCGGAAGACTTGCCGCAGTATGCACAAACTACCTACTGTATTACACCAAATTTGCAGATGCTGCAAAACTGCAGTTTTCAGAAGGTTGGTATCATTGGACTTCCCTGTCAAATACAAGGGATTCAAAAGCTCCTGAATCAGCAGGACAGTCCGTACCTGCGGCAAACTGCTTCAAAAGTCAAGCTGCTGATTGAACTTGCGTGTTCGTCAAACACGCAGCAAGCCGGTACAGAACACATCATCAAAAACGAGCTGCATATTTCACTGTCAGATATTGAGAATGTAAGATACCGTGACGGACAGTATCCGGGAGAGTTTGCTGTATATACAAAAGAACATCAGAAAGTAACTTATCCATTTCACAGCATGGTGACTGATTTTACGGCGTTTAAAAACAACCGATGCAATGTCTGCCCAGACTGGTGGTCCGGACTGGCTGATATTTCTTTGTGTGACGGCAATCCCAATGTGTTTGCCCTTAGCAGAGATGGCGCTACTGCCCCAAGGTCAACTGTTGTAATGACGCGTACGCCACTTGGGAAAGCCTTAGTGGCAGAAGCCATACGCCGTGGGTTGGCTCTTACAAGACCATATCACTTTATTAACAACCTGGGCCTTGAAAGAAAACGGCAGCGCTACTATTCTTATGTGCAAAAACAAAATCAAAAGATTCCACTTGCAGCACACATTGACTTGACCAACTCTCACATTCTTTCGGATAAGGAGGTGCTGAACTCTGAAGTCAATGCCTGA
- a CDS encoding 3-phosphoshikimate 1-carboxyvinyltransferase, whose amino-acid sequence MPDLSFLNHDPHRQFDVRIHKKFKGDAEFEFFIPADKAIAQRAIFLNALSNGKGQIHNLSQANDVLSCIRAVNWLGVKTNFSDDCLTTFSNGIHALQPASPTIDMGNTATSTRILLSILAGLPCKASVTGNSLLRKRPMGWVIEILKQMGADIYCNDAPGCLPITVKGVSPLQGIHYQGNIPSAQQKNVLLFTGLFAKGETSYEQICQARDHTERMMRYWGIPISVCGNVTTLQRGIPFTAKDITIPGDFSCAAYLLAAYLLLHPNCSTPPMFIHHTGINPTRTVFAEIVSHMGLQIQYQHPNVEAGEPAADFVCTYHSGQKPLPIHLFRLNDIQSSIDELPLLAAVSCAEHLDLLVENCGDLKGKDTDRLKMTLELINAFGGTGRIGETWMQFDGTGCLHAAHVNSHNDHRIAMTAAVLGSSFAEDTYIQNCACVFNSYPQFFAHLSHFAEIEIITQN is encoded by the coding sequence ATGCCTGATTTATCTTTCCTAAACCACGATCCGCATCGGCAGTTTGATGTGCGAATACACAAAAAATTCAAAGGTGATGCAGAGTTTGAATTTTTTATTCCAGCAGATAAAGCAATCGCGCAAAGGGCAATTTTCCTAAATGCTCTTTCTAACGGAAAAGGCCAGATTCACAATCTTTCACAGGCAAATGACGTTCTTTCGTGTATTCGCGCTGTCAACTGGCTTGGCGTTAAAACCAATTTTTCAGATGACTGTTTAACAACTTTCAGCAACGGAATTCACGCATTGCAGCCTGCTTCACCAACCATTGACATGGGCAATACTGCCACTTCAACAAGAATTCTGCTGTCTATATTGGCCGGCTTGCCCTGTAAGGCCTCTGTAACCGGAAATTCTCTGCTGCGTAAACGCCCTATGGGCTGGGTCATAGAAATACTCAAGCAAATGGGTGCAGACATATACTGTAATGACGCACCGGGCTGTCTACCTATCACAGTGAAAGGCGTTTCTCCACTGCAGGGGATTCATTATCAAGGGAATATTCCCAGCGCACAGCAAAAGAACGTTCTATTGTTTACCGGCTTATTTGCCAAAGGTGAAACATCTTATGAACAGATTTGTCAGGCACGCGACCATACTGAACGCATGATGCGGTACTGGGGAATTCCCATATCTGTTTGCGGAAATGTTACGACGCTCCAGAGAGGAATTCCGTTTACAGCGAAAGATATCACGATTCCCGGTGATTTTTCATGCGCTGCCTATCTATTGGCCGCATATTTACTATTACATCCAAACTGTTCTACACCACCAATGTTCATTCACCATACAGGAATCAATCCTACAAGAACTGTATTTGCCGAAATCGTTTCCCACATGGGACTGCAGATTCAGTACCAGCATCCAAATGTTGAAGCCGGCGAACCGGCTGCTGATTTCGTTTGTACATATCATTCAGGGCAAAAGCCACTGCCGATACACCTGTTTCGTTTAAATGATATACAAAGCAGTATCGATGAACTTCCCCTGCTTGCGGCAGTTTCCTGCGCGGAACATCTAGATTTACTGGTTGAAAATTGCGGCGATTTGAAAGGAAAAGATACCGATCGCTTAAAAATGACACTGGAACTGATAAATGCTTTTGGCGGGACAGGAAGAATCGGCGAAACCTGGATGCAGTTTGACGGAACCGGCTGCCTGCATGCTGCACACGTTAACAGCCACAATGACCACCGCATCGCTATGACTGCAGCCGTACTTGGCAGCAGCTTTGCAGAGGACACGTATATTCAAAACTGTGCGTGCGTCTTTAATTCCTATCCACAGTTTTTTGCTCACCTGTCACATTTTGCAGAAATCGAAATTATTACACAAAACTGA
- a CDS encoding MFS transporter, with protein sequence MQTETTAVPPRIPAQRSHTNFVLMILGRIISELGTSVFTFSVNLYVLNVTHSAALYSLVLSFSILPNLVSNFAGGLLVDRYNKKRLMVGSDFASGGLLFGFLVLFLRFPSNVLIIALCSMALAVTQNIFSLTMTSSIANTVNREQVPKLNSVFTGYGSAISVGGSFLGVLAYQNLSMPAIFCMNGLSFLFSAVLELFIVFYGTTREVPQKKQNPLKDYRNTLLYINGHRRIKTLFLVENFMLFVFAPLGSIIVPYVAYQVIDVSKFQFAVVQAGLPVGSLIASFIIMFLSVSAASLMKRVFRLAYLQIFGIMLACVPGLLVLFDQSKWISTSAFFAVLIFLGIVTVSRGIPISSYFQNTVDESTRGKFFAVQNTLSSLFSLLGIWLYGILLDHFAWTGILLVSAAVSIVVIFNIRRWAKHAENSGVNAIISENNFTEGQDT encoded by the coding sequence ATGCAAACTGAAACAACGGCAGTACCACCCCGGATTCCCGCTCAGCGAAGCCATACAAATTTTGTTCTCATGATACTCGGCCGTATCATTTCAGAACTTGGTACATCTGTTTTTACTTTTTCAGTCAACCTGTACGTGCTGAATGTAACACACTCAGCTGCACTGTATTCTTTGGTGCTTAGCTTTTCGATTCTGCCAAATCTGGTTTCTAATTTTGCAGGCGGACTCTTAGTAGATCGTTATAACAAAAAGCGGCTGATGGTAGGCAGTGACTTTGCAAGCGGCGGGCTGCTGTTTGGATTTCTGGTATTGTTTCTGCGGTTCCCATCCAATGTCCTGATAATTGCACTTTGCAGTATGGCACTTGCTGTTACACAAAATATTTTTTCACTGACAATGACTTCTTCTATTGCTAATACGGTGAATCGTGAACAAGTGCCAAAACTAAATTCGGTTTTCACCGGGTATGGTTCAGCAATTAGTGTCGGAGGCTCTTTTTTGGGTGTACTCGCCTATCAAAATCTAAGTATGCCTGCAATTTTCTGCATGAATGGTCTGTCTTTTCTCTTTTCCGCTGTTTTGGAACTATTTATTGTATTTTACGGAACAACGCGGGAAGTTCCGCAGAAGAAACAGAATCCACTGAAAGATTATCGAAACACACTATTGTACATCAACGGTCACAGGCGGATTAAGACTCTGTTTTTGGTGGAAAATTTCATGCTTTTCGTATTTGCACCGCTTGGCAGTATCATTGTTCCTTATGTTGCTTATCAGGTCATTGATGTTTCCAAATTTCAATTTGCAGTGGTGCAGGCAGGCCTGCCGGTTGGCTCACTGATCGCCTCTTTTATCATTATGTTTTTATCGGTCAGTGCCGCCAGCTTGATGAAGCGTGTATTTCGGCTCGCTTATCTGCAAATCTTTGGAATCATGTTGGCATGTGTACCCGGACTTTTGGTACTCTTTGATCAGTCCAAATGGATCTCCACATCGGCTTTTTTCGCAGTTTTGATTTTTCTGGGAATTGTCACCGTTTCGCGCGGCATTCCAATCTCTTCGTATTTTCAAAATACAGTAGATGAAAGTACACGCGGAAAATTTTTCGCGGTACAAAATACACTTTCATCGCTGTTTTCTTTGCTGGGCATCTGGCTTTACGGCATTTTACTAGATCATTTTGCATGGACAGGAATTCTGCTGGTTTCAGCCGCTGTCAGTATAGTCGTTATTTTCAATATTCGCCGTTGGGCAAAACACGCCGAAAATTCAGGAGTAAATGCCATTATTTCTGAAAATAACTTTACAGAGGGGCAGGATACATGA
- a CDS encoding nitroreductase family protein has product MNFSELSNRRQSTRSYQVGKPVEPEIIKKCLEITRLAPSSRNCQLYHFTVISGQIAQRAARLISENFSNAHIPAFIVISKLDCKPVTAGERDYREVDIGIAAAYFTLAAAEAGLGTCILGGFDESGIQQLLNLQDRILLLIAVGYASPDEFLRSKQRKSLQELVTWVE; this is encoded by the coding sequence ATGAATTTTTCAGAACTATCAAACCGTCGTCAAAGTACCCGTTCCTACCAAGTCGGCAAACCCGTAGAACCGGAAATAATCAAAAAGTGTCTGGAGATTACAAGGCTTGCACCGTCATCCCGAAATTGTCAGCTGTATCATTTCACCGTTATTTCGGGGCAAATAGCACAGCGTGCTGCCCGTTTGATTAGTGAAAACTTCAGCAATGCGCACATTCCTGCTTTTATTGTTATATCAAAGCTGGATTGTAAACCTGTCACCGCCGGTGAACGCGATTACCGGGAGGTGGACATTGGAATTGCCGCTGCTTATTTTACACTTGCGGCAGCGGAAGCCGGTCTGGGCACCTGCATATTGGGCGGATTTGACGAGTCTGGTATTCAGCAGTTGCTAAACCTGCAGGACCGTATCTTATTGCTAATTGCAGTTGGTTACGCCTCACCAGATGAATTTCTTAGAAGCAAGCAGAGGAAGTCCCTGCAGGAATTAGTCACATGGGTAGAGTGA
- a CDS encoding helix-turn-helix domain-containing protein, translated as MNNVIRMRICRQCGRQFLGGPHAWYCPECRAERKREQTNRCKRDGAVRKLGSIDHCQICGKEYIVEGGLQRYCASCAAKHLKEVDNAASLEYKKKNPEKIKKANVEFLQRNDGRMRKVLWQNRIKQLRTSAKITQRELGEAIGSSQSHVSQWELGTRRPDEKNYEKICNFFQVESLERK; from the coding sequence ATGAACAACGTAATAAGAATGAGAATTTGTCGTCAGTGTGGCAGGCAGTTTCTTGGCGGCCCGCACGCCTGGTATTGCCCGGAGTGTCGTGCAGAGCGCAAACGTGAGCAGACTAACCGGTGTAAGCGCGACGGTGCGGTACGGAAACTTGGCAGCATAGACCACTGTCAAATTTGCGGGAAAGAGTATATTGTGGAAGGAGGATTACAGCGATACTGCGCTTCCTGCGCTGCAAAACATCTGAAAGAGGTTGACAACGCCGCCAGCCTTGAATACAAAAAGAAGAACCCCGAAAAAATTAAAAAAGCAAACGTCGAATTCTTACAGCGTAATGATGGCCGCATGCGAAAAGTGCTTTGGCAGAATCGTATTAAACAGTTGCGCACATCCGCTAAAATAACGCAGAGGGAATTAGGTGAAGCAATAGGTTCCTCACAATCTCACGTGTCACAGTGGGAACTAGGAACCCGCAGGCCAGACGAAAAAAACTATGAAAAAATCTGCAATTTTTTTCAGGTTGAGAGCCTAGAAAGGAAATAA
- a CDS encoding helix-turn-helix domain-containing protein, with amino-acid sequence MEIKDLLRDMRTAHGLTTTEIAQKAGMAQSTYSRLENGGRIPKPSTLSKIAAAYGLPDNYFTLEIARQQSDTAQFGNTNNAVFAQIPDTLASSLTSDQLTEVANCVNAAYHRGKADAGAEMVDSNCVYINSISRMIEWDKNFGVRFVKKN; translated from the coding sequence ATGGAAATTAAGGATTTGCTCCGCGATATGAGAACAGCTCATGGCTTGACTACAACGGAAATCGCCCAAAAGGCAGGCATGGCACAGTCCACATACTCCCGTCTAGAAAACGGCGGGCGTATTCCAAAGCCTTCAACTCTGTCAAAAATAGCCGCCGCTTACGGCTTGCCTGACAATTATTTTACGCTTGAAATAGCGCGACAGCAGAGCGACACAGCGCAGTTTGGCAATACAAACAATGCTGTATTTGCACAAATACCAGATACCCTCGCTAGTTCCTTAACATCAGACCAGCTGACAGAGGTCGCAAATTGTGTTAATGCAGCTTATCACAGAGGCAAGGCCGATGCGGGCGCGGAAATGGTTGACAGTAATTGTGTGTATATTAACTCAATTAGCCGCATGATTGAGTGGGATAAAAATTTTGGGGTAAGATTTGTTAAAAAAAATTAA
- a CDS encoding phage holin, with product MKINWTVRIKNKAFWVTAIPALLLLVAQVLQLFGVTVDFSGLSNQLSAIVGTVFGLLTLLGVVNDPTTPGVSDSKQALTYDGQAK from the coding sequence ATGAAAATCAACTGGACTGTACGAATCAAAAACAAGGCTTTTTGGGTAACTGCTATCCCCGCACTGTTGCTGCTGGTTGCACAGGTGTTACAGCTATTCGGTGTTACCGTTGACTTTTCGGGGCTGAGCAATCAGCTATCGGCGATTGTAGGCACTGTGTTCGGTCTGCTGACACTGCTTGGCGTAGTCAATGACCCGACCACCCCCGGCGTGTCGGACAGCAAACAGGCACTGACCTACGACGGCCAGGCAAAGTAA